One stretch of Candidatus Brocadiaceae bacterium DNA includes these proteins:
- a CDS encoding universal stress protein, with the protein MTNIITCIGRFHVSAAVCDAGAWASQRLNAHLKLLHVLDKSEYPIKGDLTGKIGLGSQEHLLDELTVLEEKRSKLAREHGKYMLEAAERRVREDGAKDISTLQRHGSLIETLLELEDETKLLVMGRRGAEHDSVAHSIGSNLENVIRTIHKPILIVLSKFSLPNCFMIAFDGSTTAQKALDMAAGSPLLKGLPCHLIMVCSATDDRKAQLKAAFDKLVLAGFDVTQKILEGKVQSMLNAYQKAHQIELMVMGAYGHSRIREFLVGSNTTSMIRTSDIPLLLLR; encoded by the coding sequence ATGACAAATATCATAACCTGTATTGGCCGCTTCCACGTCTCCGCAGCAGTATGTGATGCCGGGGCATGGGCCAGCCAGCGCTTAAACGCACATTTGAAATTGCTTCATGTGCTCGACAAGTCAGAATATCCCATCAAGGGGGACCTCACCGGAAAAATCGGACTAGGCAGCCAGGAGCATTTACTTGATGAACTAACCGTTCTGGAAGAAAAGCGTAGTAAATTGGCGAGAGAGCACGGAAAATACATGCTGGAAGCCGCGGAGCGCCGTGTCAGAGAAGACGGCGCAAAAGATATTTCCACACTTCAGCGACACGGTAGTCTTATAGAAACCTTGCTGGAGCTTGAAGACGAGACGAAACTCCTGGTTATGGGACGTCGGGGAGCGGAACATGACAGCGTTGCACATTCGATTGGCAGCAACCTTGAGAATGTGATACGCACGATACACAAACCTATTCTGATTGTACTATCAAAATTCTCCCTTCCAAACTGCTTTATGATAGCCTTTGATGGCAGTACGACCGCGCAAAAAGCGCTTGATATGGCGGCAGGAAGCCCGTTACTGAAAGGCCTGCCCTGTCATCTGATTATGGTATGCAGTGCTACGGATGATCGGAAAGCGCAACTGAAAGCCGCATTTGACAAACTGGTCTTAGCTGGTTTTGATGTAACGCAAAAAATACTCGAAGGCAAGGTGCAGTCTATGCTTAATGCCTACCAGAAAGCACATCAAATTGAACTGATGGTAATGGGAGCTTATGGACATTCACGTATCAGAGAGTTTCTGGTAGGAAGTAATACGACCTCTATGATACGTACAAGCGATATCCCTCTGTTGCTGCTGAGATAA